In a genomic window of Mycolicibacillus parakoreensis:
- a CDS encoding SMP-30/gluconolactonase/LRE family protein, producing the protein MTDLAAMSPSPLPGARAEATEPTVAPGWRLQPITRASRLFGANGLRTGPDGRVYIAQVTGSQISAFDVASGALATVSARGGDIVAPDDVAFDGAGRLYATEVMDARVSVLDTAGRSRVLRDDLPCANGITVHHDHLFVGECRDGGRLVHLDRDTGAQRVLAENLPSPNAMEVGPDGLLYFPLMTANEIWRIDPFAAEPTAPQRVAGDLGVPDAVKFDADGYLVSTQAASGQVLRIDPRTGDRTVLAQLSPGLDNCTFVGDRLFVSNFTGAITEILPDGQTRTALPGGLNWPLDLTVDAEGTVYIADGTNFYAVGPRGRLDTVGMLFSPGYPGFLRGVQAVGAGQFITTTSGGQLCRYTPAQARTEVLADGFDQLYGVAVTPDGAVVTEFGTDRVLHVRNGTVDVLASGVHQPVGVAVDGDGSVLVAESGAGRVRRVTGSGVQTVVDGLTRPQGILVADGYLYVVDAGARQLVAVDLHTAARQTIAADLPIGPPPGVTPKPLKGMPPFSGPQGPFAGIARRSDGVLFVSADGDGSVLALQPVAP; encoded by the coding sequence ATGACCGATCTGGCCGCGATGTCCCCGTCGCCGCTGCCCGGCGCCCGCGCGGAGGCCACCGAGCCCACCGTCGCGCCGGGCTGGCGGCTGCAACCGATCACCCGCGCGAGTCGACTGTTCGGCGCCAACGGTCTGCGCACCGGGCCCGACGGCCGGGTGTACATCGCCCAGGTCACCGGCAGCCAGATCAGCGCGTTCGATGTCGCCAGCGGGGCGCTGGCGACGGTCAGCGCGCGCGGCGGGGACATCGTCGCGCCCGACGATGTCGCCTTCGACGGGGCCGGGCGACTGTATGCCACCGAGGTGATGGATGCGCGCGTCAGCGTGCTCGACACGGCCGGACGCAGCCGGGTGCTCCGCGACGACCTGCCGTGCGCCAACGGGATCACGGTGCACCACGATCACCTGTTCGTCGGCGAGTGCCGTGACGGCGGGCGTCTGGTGCACCTCGACCGGGACACCGGGGCCCAACGCGTCCTGGCCGAGAACCTTCCCTCGCCCAACGCGATGGAGGTCGGCCCGGACGGACTGCTGTATTTCCCGTTGATGACCGCCAACGAGATCTGGCGGATCGACCCGTTCGCCGCCGAGCCCACCGCACCGCAGCGGGTCGCCGGTGACCTCGGTGTGCCCGACGCGGTGAAATTCGACGCCGACGGGTACCTCGTCTCCACCCAGGCGGCCAGCGGCCAGGTGCTGCGCATCGATCCGCGCACCGGCGACCGGACGGTGCTCGCGCAGCTCAGCCCCGGTCTGGACAACTGCACCTTCGTCGGCGATCGGCTGTTCGTCTCGAACTTCACCGGCGCGATCACCGAGATCCTGCCCGACGGCCAGACCCGCACCGCGTTGCCCGGCGGACTGAACTGGCCGCTGGATCTCACCGTGGACGCCGAGGGCACCGTCTACATCGCCGACGGCACCAACTTCTACGCGGTCGGCCCCCGGGGCCGCCTCGACACCGTGGGCATGCTGTTCTCCCCGGGCTACCCCGGGTTCCTCCGCGGGGTTCAGGCCGTGGGAGCCGGACAGTTCATCACCACCACCTCCGGTGGACAGCTCTGCCGGTACACCCCGGCACAGGCGCGCACCGAGGTGCTCGCCGACGGCTTCGACCAGCTCTACGGGGTGGCGGTGACCCCCGACGGTGCGGTGGTCACCGAGTTCGGCACCGACCGCGTGCTGCACGTGCGCAACGGCACCGTCGACGTGCTCGCCAGCGGCGTGCACCAGCCGGTCGGGGTCGCCGTCGACGGCGACGGCTCGGTTCTGGTGGCCGAATCCGGCGCCGGGCGGGTGCGTCGCGTCACCGGCTCCGGCGTCCAGACGGTGGTCGACGGGTTGACACGACCACAGGGCATCCTGGTGGCCGACGGGTACCTCTACGTCGTCGACGCCGGCGCCCGACAGCTGGTCGCCGTCGACCTGCACACCGCGGCGCGCCAGACCATCGCCGCGGACCTGCCGATCGGTCCGCCGCCGGGCGTGACACCCAAGCCGCTCAAAGGGATGCCGCCGTTCAGCGGCCCGCAGGGGCCGTTCGCCGGCATCGCGCGCCGATCCGACGGGGTCTTGTTCGTCTCCGCCGACGGCGATGGCAGCGTCCTGGCGCTACAACCGGTCGCCCCGTGA
- a CDS encoding GntR family transcriptional regulator, translating into MTDHRYLRVARTLRKQIADGVYPVGARLPTEHELCEQFEVSRYTVREALRRLREDNLVASRPRAGTVVIPRAATNSYAQSAVSINDLLAFAAGARFQIDTNALVTLDDETAERTGLPAGSDWLAVRGHRQADDQAAPVCRTEYYINRTFAAVGRLLQRHSGPIFPLIEDMFGVAVTEVNQQISAVLVDAELARTLKVDPGTAALQMQRSYTTSEGAIAQVTVNTHPGTGYRHSMTLHRVSGCSDP; encoded by the coding sequence GTGACCGACCACCGTTACCTGCGGGTCGCGCGCACCCTGCGCAAGCAGATCGCCGACGGCGTCTACCCGGTCGGCGCGCGGCTGCCCACCGAACACGAACTCTGCGAGCAGTTCGAGGTCAGCCGATACACGGTCCGTGAGGCGTTGCGGCGGCTGCGCGAGGACAACCTCGTCGCCTCCCGACCCCGCGCCGGCACCGTGGTGATCCCCCGCGCCGCGACGAACTCCTATGCCCAGAGCGCGGTGTCGATCAACGACCTGCTCGCGTTCGCCGCCGGCGCGCGGTTCCAGATCGACACCAATGCCCTGGTCACCCTCGACGACGAGACAGCCGAGCGGACCGGGCTGCCCGCCGGGAGCGACTGGTTGGCGGTGCGCGGCCACCGGCAGGCCGATGACCAGGCGGCGCCGGTCTGCCGCACCGAGTACTACATCAACCGGACCTTCGCCGCCGTCGGGCGGCTGTTGCAGCGCCATTCGGGACCGATCTTCCCGCTCATCGAGGACATGTTCGGCGTTGCCGTCACCGAGGTCAACCAGCAGATCTCCGCCGTGCTGGTCGACGCGGAACTGGCGCGCACACTCAAGGTCGACCCCGGTACCGCCGCGTTGCAGATGCAGCGCAGCTACACCACCTCCGAGGGCGCGATCGCCCAGGTGACGGTGAACACCCATCCCGGCACCGGTTATCGGCACTCGATGACGCTGCACCGGGTCAGTGGCTGCAGCGACCCATGA
- a CDS encoding AMP-binding protein, producing the protein MIARGNQALAADARSRGLWVTTTLADELRVAAHQTPQRPLLIDGDVRLTCRQVHARASALAAVMADRLPTGSVVSFMLPNWHEAAVVYLAATMAGMVINPILPSLREAELRFILADAQSRMVFIPETFRGHDYAQMFARVATGLDAPPEVVVVRGDAPIHTDYHTLVETAPVGAPPPHPPLDPDAVHLVLYTSGTTGRAKGVLHSHNSIHALIRQLGTHWRIVPGDRFLVPSPIAHIGGSIYAFECPLLLGTTAVLMDRWEPDDAVRRMLTERCTHVAGATPFLAHLLAAARRAGTRLPDLKVFICGGAAVPATLIREAAGYFPTARITRVYGSSEVPVTTVGALGAGEQSYAADTDGRAGIADIKLVDHHAAPPGGGEITVRGPQMLLGYLHPEDEDGCFDADGYFATGDLGRWVDDDYLLVTGRAKDVIIRHGENIAAKEVEDILVAHPGIAEIAVVGLPDERTGERACAVIVPTGEPTPDLAELSAMLAAHGLARFKTPERLVVWDALPKNDAGKVVKHHIRTVLIDDRDDRDG; encoded by the coding sequence ATGATCGCGCGCGGCAACCAGGCCCTGGCCGCCGATGCGCGCTCACGCGGCCTGTGGGTCACCACGACGCTGGCCGACGAACTCCGCGTCGCGGCGCATCAGACCCCGCAACGGCCGTTGCTGATCGACGGCGACGTCCGGCTCACCTGCCGACAGGTCCACGCTCGGGCGAGCGCACTGGCGGCGGTGATGGCCGACCGGCTGCCGACCGGCAGCGTCGTGTCGTTCATGCTGCCCAACTGGCATGAAGCGGCCGTGGTGTATCTGGCGGCGACCATGGCCGGGATGGTGATCAATCCGATCCTGCCGTCGCTGCGCGAGGCGGAGCTGAGGTTCATCCTCGCCGATGCCCAAAGCCGGATGGTGTTCATCCCCGAGACGTTCCGCGGCCACGACTACGCTCAGATGTTCGCCCGGGTGGCCACCGGACTCGACGCCCCACCGGAGGTGGTGGTGGTGCGCGGCGATGCGCCGATCCACACCGACTATCACACACTGGTCGAGACGGCGCCGGTCGGCGCACCGCCACCGCACCCGCCGCTCGACCCCGATGCCGTCCATCTGGTGCTGTACACCTCCGGCACCACGGGGAGAGCCAAGGGCGTTCTCCATAGCCATAATTCGATCCATGCGTTGATCCGGCAACTCGGCACGCACTGGCGGATCGTGCCCGGCGACCGATTCCTCGTTCCGTCGCCGATCGCGCACATCGGCGGGTCGATCTACGCCTTCGAGTGCCCGCTGCTGCTGGGGACCACCGCGGTGCTGATGGACCGCTGGGAACCCGATGACGCAGTGCGCCGGATGCTCACCGAACGCTGCACCCACGTCGCCGGTGCCACACCGTTTTTGGCGCACCTGCTCGCCGCCGCCCGCCGGGCCGGCACCCGGCTTCCCGACCTCAAGGTGTTCATCTGCGGGGGCGCGGCAGTACCGGCGACGCTGATCCGCGAAGCCGCCGGGTACTTCCCCACCGCCCGCATCACCCGCGTGTACGGATCCAGCGAGGTTCCGGTCACCACCGTGGGCGCTTTGGGCGCCGGTGAGCAGTCGTATGCCGCCGACACCGACGGCCGGGCCGGTATCGCCGACATCAAGCTGGTCGACCACCACGCCGCCCCGCCCGGCGGTGGCGAGATCACCGTCCGCGGGCCCCAGATGTTGCTGGGCTATCTGCATCCCGAGGACGAGGACGGCTGCTTCGACGCCGACGGCTACTTCGCCACCGGCGATCTCGGCCGCTGGGTCGATGACGACTACCTGCTGGTCACCGGTCGGGCCAAGGACGTCATCATCCGCCACGGCGAGAACATCGCGGCCAAGGAGGTGGAGGACATCCTGGTGGCGCATCCCGGGATCGCCGAGATCGCCGTGGTCGGTCTTCCCGATGAGCGCACCGGCGAGCGTGCCTGCGCTGTGATCGTTCCCACCGGTGAGCCGACACCGGACCTTGCCGAACTGAGCGCCATGCTGGCCGCCCACGGACTGGCCCGATTCAAAACACCGGAACGGCTGGTGGTCTGGGATGCGCTTCCCAAAAACGACGCGGGCAAAGTGGTCAAACACCACATCCGCACCGTGCTGATCGACGACCGAGATGATCGAGATGGGTGA
- a CDS encoding SDR family NAD(P)-dependent oxidoreductase: protein MRVAIVTGASSGIGFGCAKKLVDDGIAVLGTGRDAERLAGLAAETDPDRIATVAVDLTEDDAPQRVIDAALDRWGRVDFLINNAGVGSPQPLHETDDDTLDHFLDVMLRAPFRLARDVLPHLRAGSAIVNVTSTFAVVGGLRGGAYSAAKGGLTALSTHIACQYGAQGIRCNAVAPGVTVTPMVEHRLDDPRFRKINTEMTPYPRLGRVEDIANTVAFLCSDAGAFINGQTIVVDGGWSSTKYLSDFALDAEWVPR, encoded by the coding sequence ATGCGGGTGGCCATTGTGACCGGTGCGAGCAGCGGAATCGGATTCGGTTGCGCCAAAAAGCTGGTCGACGACGGGATAGCGGTGCTGGGCACCGGACGCGATGCCGAGCGGCTCGCCGGGCTGGCGGCCGAGACCGACCCCGACCGGATCGCCACCGTGGCGGTCGATCTCACCGAGGACGACGCCCCGCAGCGGGTGATCGACGCCGCCCTCGACAGGTGGGGCCGGGTGGACTTTTTGATCAACAACGCCGGCGTCGGCAGCCCACAGCCGCTGCACGAAACCGACGACGACACGCTGGACCACTTCCTCGACGTCATGCTGCGTGCACCGTTTCGCCTGGCACGCGACGTCCTGCCGCACCTGCGGGCGGGTTCGGCCATCGTCAACGTCACGTCCACCTTCGCCGTGGTCGGTGGGCTCCGCGGCGGGGCCTACTCGGCGGCCAAAGGTGGGCTCACCGCGCTGAGCACCCACATCGCCTGCCAGTACGGGGCCCAAGGCATCCGATGCAACGCCGTGGCGCCGGGGGTGACGGTGACACCGATGGTGGAGCACCGGCTCGACGACCCGCGGTTCCGCAAGATCAACACCGAGATGACGCCGTATCCACGTCTGGGCCGGGTCGAGGACATCGCCAACACCGTCGCGTTCCTGTGTTCGGATGCCGGCGCCTTCATCAACGGCCAGACCATCGTGGTCGACGGCGGATGGAGTTCCACCAAGTACCTCTCGGACTTCGCGCTGGACGCCGAGTGGGTGCCGCGGTGA
- a CDS encoding AMP-binding protein has product MNLFALLEQAGARYRDRGAVFHGRRQLLTWGELIDRALRLATSIRRSAGAGARIAIASENRPEIVELLFATWAADGVVVPLNYKLHPREMVEIVEDSGASLVFASPELAPQLSALVRAPVETLGSTAYLQRLTARRSTAPDPDPARLAWLFYTSGTTGRAKGAMLTHRNLVAMAIAHLADLDDPDADCSLIHSAPMSHGSGLYILPYVLRGARQVIPAAASFDPDEFLDLCGHHPGSTAFLAPTMVGRLVATGRGRPANLRTIIYGGGPMYLRHLKAALTAFGQVFVQLYGQGEAPMTITGLCRGDHRSTEDAVLGSVGRARSGVEVAVLRDDGTKAAPGEVGEVVCRGDVVMVGYWNDPQATAAALRDGWLITGDRGAFDERGYLTLRDRSKDVVISGGSNIYPREVEEVLLDHPAVAEAAVVGIADDEWGEVVVAFIVGTASPAELDAHLVARIARFKRPKRYEFVAELPKNSYGKVLKRRLRAGVR; this is encoded by the coding sequence GTGAACCTGTTCGCACTGCTGGAGCAGGCCGGGGCCCGCTACCGTGACCGCGGCGCGGTGTTTCACGGCCGGCGCCAACTTCTCACCTGGGGCGAATTGATCGACCGAGCACTGCGGCTGGCGACCTCGATCAGGCGCAGCGCCGGCGCGGGCGCGCGGATCGCGATCGCCAGTGAGAACCGCCCCGAGATCGTCGAGTTGCTCTTCGCCACCTGGGCCGCCGACGGTGTCGTCGTTCCGCTCAACTACAAGCTGCATCCCCGCGAGATGGTCGAGATCGTCGAGGACTCGGGGGCATCCCTGGTGTTCGCCTCACCCGAGCTGGCACCTCAGCTGTCGGCGCTCGTGCGGGCGCCGGTCGAAACCCTGGGCAGCACCGCCTATCTGCAGCGCCTGACCGCCCGGCGATCGACGGCACCGGATCCCGATCCGGCTCGGCTCGCATGGTTGTTCTACACCAGCGGCACCACCGGCCGCGCGAAGGGCGCGATGCTGACCCACCGCAACCTGGTGGCGATGGCGATCGCCCACCTGGCCGACCTCGACGACCCGGATGCCGACTGCAGCCTGATCCACAGCGCACCGATGTCGCACGGATCCGGGCTCTACATCCTGCCCTACGTGCTGCGCGGCGCGCGCCAGGTGATCCCGGCCGCCGCCTCGTTCGACCCCGACGAGTTCCTCGACCTCTGCGGGCACCACCCGGGTTCCACCGCCTTTTTGGCGCCGACGATGGTGGGGCGCCTCGTCGCCACCGGGCGCGGGCGCCCGGCGAATCTCCGCACGATCATCTACGGGGGCGGCCCGATGTACCTGCGCCACCTCAAGGCCGCGCTGACGGCGTTCGGACAGGTGTTCGTGCAGCTCTACGGTCAGGGTGAGGCTCCGATGACCATCACCGGCTTGTGCCGGGGCGATCACCGCAGCACCGAGGACGCGGTCCTCGGCTCCGTCGGCCGGGCCCGCTCGGGGGTCGAGGTGGCGGTACTGCGCGACGACGGCACCAAGGCGGCACCCGGCGAGGTGGGCGAGGTCGTCTGCCGCGGCGACGTCGTGATGGTCGGCTACTGGAACGATCCGCAGGCCACCGCGGCCGCACTGCGCGACGGTTGGCTGATCACCGGCGATCGCGGGGCGTTCGACGAGCGCGGCTACCTCACCCTGCGTGACCGATCCAAAGACGTGGTGATCAGCGGCGGCAGCAACATCTACCCGCGCGAGGTCGAGGAGGTCCTGCTGGATCACCCCGCGGTGGCGGAGGCGGCGGTGGTCGGTATCGCCGACGACGAGTGGGGCGAGGTCGTGGTCGCCTTCATCGTGGGCACCGCCTCGCCCGCTGAGCTCGACGCCCACCTGGTGGCCCGCATCGCCCGGTTCAAACGCCCGAAACGCTACGAGTTCGTCGCCGAACTGCCGAAGAACAGCTACGGCAAGGTCCTCAAACGCCGGCTCCGCGCCGGCGTGCGCTGA
- a CDS encoding enoyl-CoA hydratase, producing the protein MTDSALIDYAVADRIATITLNRPEVANAQNTELLDQLDAAWTRAAEDDDVAVIIVRANGKHFSAGHDIKGGGPVPEKISLEFIYNHECKRYLEYTLRWRNVPKPSIAAVQGRCISGGLMLCWPCDLIIAADDAQFSDPVALMGIGGVEYHGHTWELGARKAKEMLFTGRALSAREAEQTGMVNRVVARDELDAETRALAETIATMPSFALRQAKRAVNQTLDVQGFYSAIQSAFDIHQTGHGNALSVCGWPILVNLDEMKSKVD; encoded by the coding sequence TTGACCGACTCCGCTTTGATCGACTACGCCGTTGCCGATCGCATCGCGACCATCACCCTCAATCGACCCGAGGTCGCCAATGCCCAGAACACCGAGTTGCTCGACCAACTCGACGCCGCCTGGACGCGTGCCGCCGAGGATGACGACGTCGCGGTGATCATCGTGCGGGCCAACGGCAAACACTTCTCCGCCGGCCACGACATCAAAGGCGGCGGCCCGGTGCCGGAGAAGATCTCCCTGGAGTTCATCTACAACCACGAGTGCAAGCGTTATCTGGAATACACGCTGCGCTGGCGCAATGTGCCCAAGCCGTCGATCGCCGCGGTGCAGGGCCGGTGCATCTCCGGAGGGCTGATGCTGTGTTGGCCGTGCGACCTGATCATCGCCGCCGACGACGCGCAGTTCTCCGACCCGGTGGCCTTGATGGGCATCGGCGGGGTTGAATACCACGGGCACACCTGGGAACTCGGCGCGCGTAAGGCCAAGGAGATGCTGTTCACCGGTCGTGCGCTCAGCGCCCGCGAAGCCGAGCAGACCGGGATGGTCAACCGGGTGGTCGCCCGCGACGAGCTCGATGCCGAGACCCGCGCACTGGCCGAGACGATCGCCACGATGCCGTCGTTCGCCCTGCGGCAGGCCAAACGGGCCGTCAACCAGACCCTCGACGTGCAGGGCTTCTACTCGGCGATCCAGTCCGCATTCGACATCCACCAGACCGGTCACGGCAACGCGCTGTCGGTCTGCGGTTGGCCGATCCTGGTCAACCTCGACGAGATGAAGTCGAAGGTCGACTGA
- a CDS encoding TetR/AcrR family transcriptional regulator yields the protein MSNPDENPAWKQRAVERSVKTARLRAAQRVQRFLDAAQEIIVEKGSTDFTVQEVVERSRQSLRSFYLQFNGKHELLLALFEDALSQAADQIRAATENQSDPVERLKVAVHLLFELSRPDPAATRPLFTDFAPQLLVTHRAEVEVAHEPLLALFTELTENAAPAGLRKGVKPKRIAALTMQSVMFIAQSSSVTDTAEGHPITPDEVWEFCAHGFTR from the coding sequence ATGAGCAACCCGGACGAGAATCCCGCCTGGAAGCAGCGGGCCGTCGAGCGGTCGGTCAAGACCGCGCGCCTGCGCGCCGCCCAGCGGGTGCAGCGCTTCCTGGACGCCGCCCAGGAGATCATCGTCGAAAAGGGCAGCACCGACTTCACCGTCCAGGAGGTCGTGGAGCGCTCACGCCAATCCCTGCGCAGTTTCTACCTGCAGTTCAACGGCAAGCACGAGCTTCTGCTGGCCCTGTTCGAAGACGCCCTGAGCCAGGCCGCCGACCAGATTCGCGCGGCGACCGAGAACCAGTCGGACCCGGTGGAGCGCCTCAAGGTGGCGGTGCATTTGTTGTTCGAACTGTCCCGGCCGGACCCCGCGGCCACACGACCGCTGTTCACCGATTTCGCACCCCAACTGCTCGTCACGCACCGCGCCGAGGTGGAGGTCGCCCACGAACCGCTGTTGGCGCTGTTCACCGAACTGACCGAGAACGCCGCGCCCGCCGGCCTGCGCAAGGGCGTCAAACCCAAGCGCATCGCCGCACTGACCATGCAGAGCGTCATGTTCATCGCGCAGTCCAGCTCGGTCACCGACACCGCCGAGGGTCACCCGATCACCCCCGACGAGGTCTGGGAGTTCTGCGCCCACGGATTCACGCGCTGA